The Pseudomonas berkeleyensis genome includes a region encoding these proteins:
- a CDS encoding acyl-CoA dehydrogenase has product MSETLLSSRNLAFELYEVLDAEALTQRPRFADHNRETFDAAVSTARGIAEELFAPHNRKNDENEPQYVDGGAVLIPEVEPALRAFHEAGFLNATRDFEHGGMQLPNLLSQACFAHFQSANIATSSYSMLTMGVANLIEAFGNEEQKSRYLQPIIDGRFFGTMALTEPHAGSSLSDIRTKAEPHADGSYRIKGNKIFISGGDQPISENIVHMVLAKLPDAPPGVKGISLFLVPKFHVNDDGSLGARNDVTLAGLFHKMGWRGTTSTALNFGDNGECVGYLVGKPHAGLSYMFQMMNEARIGVGMGAIMLGYAGYLYSLDYARNRPQGRQPDGKDPTSPQISIVEHADVRRMLLTQKAYVEGAFDLGLYAARLFDDTHTLETAEERTRALELLDLLTPIVKSWPSEFCLKANELAIQILGGHGYTREYPVEQYYRDNRLNPIHEGTHGIQSLDLLGRKVSQNGGAALKQLLKLINDCCQRASAHESLTALRQPLEQLLARLQAVTLALLGDLMSGKVNQGLANSALYLKAFGHTVIGWRWLEQAIRAEQGLARTSDAEEQAFYRGKLQAAHYFLTWEVPSCHHDLAILEARDNTCLGMQNEWF; this is encoded by the coding sequence ATGTCCGAGACCCTGCTCAGCTCCCGCAACCTGGCGTTCGAACTCTATGAAGTGCTCGACGCCGAAGCCCTGACCCAGCGCCCGCGTTTCGCCGATCACAACCGCGAGACCTTCGACGCGGCGGTCAGCACCGCGCGCGGCATCGCCGAAGAGCTGTTTGCTCCGCACAACCGCAAGAACGACGAAAACGAGCCGCAGTACGTCGATGGTGGCGCGGTGCTGATCCCTGAGGTCGAGCCTGCTCTGCGTGCCTTCCACGAAGCCGGTTTCCTCAATGCCACCCGCGATTTCGAGCACGGCGGCATGCAGCTGCCCAACCTGCTGTCACAGGCCTGCTTCGCGCATTTCCAGTCGGCCAATATCGCCACCAGCTCCTACTCGATGCTGACCATGGGCGTGGCCAACCTGATCGAAGCCTTCGGCAACGAAGAGCAGAAGTCCCGCTACCTGCAGCCGATCATCGACGGCCGCTTCTTCGGCACCATGGCGTTGACCGAACCGCACGCCGGCTCGTCGCTGTCGGACATCCGCACCAAAGCAGAGCCGCACGCCGACGGCAGCTACCGGATCAAGGGCAACAAGATCTTCATCTCCGGCGGTGACCAGCCGATCTCCGAGAACATCGTGCACATGGTGCTGGCCAAGCTGCCGGACGCCCCGCCTGGGGTGAAGGGCATCAGCCTGTTCCTGGTGCCCAAGTTCCACGTCAACGACGACGGCAGCCTCGGCGCACGCAACGACGTGACCCTGGCCGGGCTGTTCCACAAGATGGGCTGGCGCGGCACCACGTCCACGGCGCTGAACTTCGGCGACAACGGTGAATGTGTCGGCTACCTGGTGGGCAAGCCGCACGCAGGCCTGTCCTACATGTTCCAGATGATGAACGAAGCGCGTATCGGCGTCGGCATGGGCGCGATCATGCTCGGCTACGCCGGTTACCTGTATTCGCTGGACTACGCGCGCAACCGCCCACAGGGCCGCCAGCCCGATGGCAAGGATCCGACCAGCCCGCAGATCTCCATCGTCGAGCACGCCGACGTACGTCGCATGCTGCTGACGCAGAAGGCCTACGTCGAAGGCGCCTTCGACCTCGGGCTGTACGCCGCGCGCCTGTTCGACGACACCCACACCCTGGAAACCGCCGAAGAGCGCACCCGCGCCCTGGAACTGCTCGACCTGCTCACCCCCATCGTCAAGTCCTGGCCGTCGGAGTTCTGCCTCAAGGCCAACGAACTGGCCATCCAGATTCTCGGCGGCCATGGCTACACCCGCGAATACCCGGTGGAGCAGTACTACCGCGACAACCGCCTCAACCCGATTCACGAAGGCACCCACGGTATCCAGTCGCTCGACCTGCTTGGGCGCAAGGTTTCGCAGAACGGCGGCGCTGCACTCAAACAACTGCTCAAGCTGATCAACGACTGCTGCCAGCGCGCCAGCGCTCATGAATCGCTCACCGCCCTGCGCCAGCCGCTGGAGCAACTGTTGGCACGCCTGCAGGCAGTGACCCTGGCGCTGCTCGGCGATCTGATGAGCGGCAAGGTCAATCAGGGCCTGGCCAACTCGGCGCTGTACCTGAAGGCATTCGGTCACACGGTGATCGGCTGGCGCTGGCTGGAACAGGCGATTCGCGCCGAGCAAGGTCTGGCGCGCACGAGCGATGCCGAGGAGCAGGCCTTCTACCGTGGCAAGTTGCAGGCGGCACATTACTTCCTGACCTGGGAAGTGCCGAGCTGCCACCACGATCTGGCCATCCTCGAAGCACGCGACAATACCTGCCTGGGCATGCAAAACGAGTGGTTCTAG
- a CDS encoding NAD(P)H-dependent flavin oxidoreductase: MPLTTLLGSELPLIQAPMAGSQDHRLAAAVCQAGSLGSIPCAMLTPAALRQELEAMHGLTERPFNLNFFSHVSPAADATRETIWRKALAPYYRELGAEQASIAGGPGRLPFNEEAAALVEEFRPAVVSFHFGLPEESLLQRVRRSGAKILSSATTLDEALWLQERGVDAVIAQGLEAGGHRGHFLDHDLSRQLGTFALLPQLVDALSVPVIAAGGISDARAVAAAMALGAAGVQIGSAYLLCPEATTSAIHRAALQSPAARHTALTNLFSGRPARGIVNRLMRELGPLSEQAPAFPLATAAIAPLRAAAEAQGSGDFSPLWAGQNVAGCRPMPAAELTRELARGFARG, from the coding sequence ATGCCTCTCACCACCCTGCTCGGCAGCGAACTCCCTCTGATCCAGGCGCCAATGGCTGGCTCGCAGGATCACCGACTGGCTGCCGCCGTGTGCCAGGCCGGCAGTCTCGGCTCGATTCCCTGCGCCATGCTCACGCCCGCCGCCCTGCGCCAGGAACTGGAGGCCATGCATGGCCTGACCGAGCGCCCGTTCAACCTGAACTTCTTCAGCCATGTATCACCAGCAGCGGACGCGACGCGCGAAACGATCTGGCGCAAAGCCCTGGCCCCCTACTACCGCGAACTGGGGGCGGAGCAGGCCAGCATCGCAGGCGGGCCAGGGCGCCTGCCATTCAACGAAGAGGCTGCCGCCCTGGTAGAGGAATTCCGCCCGGCGGTCGTGAGTTTTCACTTCGGTCTGCCGGAAGAGTCGTTGCTGCAGCGGGTACGGCGCAGCGGGGCGAAGATACTTTCCAGCGCCACCACTCTGGATGAAGCACTGTGGCTGCAAGAGCGTGGCGTCGATGCAGTGATCGCGCAGGGTCTGGAAGCCGGCGGCCATCGCGGACATTTTCTCGATCACGACCTGAGCCGCCAACTCGGTACCTTCGCCCTGCTGCCGCAACTGGTCGATGCCCTGTCGGTGCCGGTGATCGCTGCCGGCGGCATCAGCGACGCACGTGCTGTGGCTGCGGCCATGGCCCTTGGCGCGGCCGGCGTGCAGATCGGCAGCGCGTACCTGCTTTGTCCGGAGGCCACGACCAGCGCCATCCACCGCGCGGCCCTGCAAAGCCCAGCGGCGCGCCACACGGCGCTGACCAATCTGTTCAGCGGTCGCCCGGCACGCGGCATCGTCAACCGCCTGATGCGCGAACTGGGCCCACTCAGCGAACAGGCACCCGCCTTCCCCCTCGCGACTGCGGCCATCGCACCGCTGCGTGCGGCGGCCGAAGCGCAGGGCAGCGGTGATTTCTCACCGCTGTGGGCAGGGCAGAACGTCGCCGGTTGCCGGCCGATGCCCGCCGCCGAGCTGACCCGCGAACTGGCGCGGGGCTTCGCTCGAGGTTGA